In Miscanthus floridulus cultivar M001 chromosome 8, ASM1932011v1, whole genome shotgun sequence, the sequence caaggtgtgagtcgcaagactacatgaagatgtgatttattttataataccaaatatgatatttccttgtaaccctatccccccagagtatataaggagaggcaggggtccctagaggATATATCGAATCtaatacacaatcaatacaaaataatagagcataggatgtagggtgttatgtcaagctgacggcctagacctgtataaatcttgtgtcttgtgtctctgttatcATATGATTCCTATTATACGCACCTCCAccaatcatctactaccgtgggtatacctcTCAGTAAACTACCAActagatttcatcgacagtggcgtacCAGGTAGGGGATGTGCATGTTGATTCTATGGCAAACCAGATGGGAATCTTTTCTTCAACCAACGTCGTTGGCAACTCAGCATTCGGCAACAACTCAATGTTGGCACGTAGCGGATCACTTTCCTCGGCGAACCGCCGCATGTGCTGGAGTCCGATGCCTTGCCATGCGCCTCCAATAGACGCAACACACGACAACAAGATCGGAgtcaagcaatccaagaaagctaatcacatcttgttgttgctcGTGATTTCTGATCGGATACGCAAGATCGTTTTCATGGATCACGACAACCAGCAATCAGGAAAGGCGGCTGGCGATAACACGACGTGGAGCAGTGTTTCCACCAAAGATGTTGGTCATCCATACAAGCTAATTGGAGTAGTTGAAGAGATATACAAGCACATATGCATCTGGATCTACACCACCATGAAGGCAACCTCACGTATCTCAGGCATGCAAGGAAGACCTTGGACTGCGCCCTCGCCTCGGTCGGACATGCTCAAGGACTTCGTCTCCCCATGTGGATTAACTCCATCAGGCTCCGATTACGTCTGTTCACCTACGACTTCGCGTACTCGTCCGAGCTGTCAAACGAACCGTccgagccatcaagcgagccgctaagcgagccgACAGGACTACTCGTTCTGATCGCCTACCGCGTCGCAATGATCACTGCAAAGAATGACGTTATAACGACCGCGACCGCCGCCATGATGACAGGCCAAAAAGCTCAAGGGCCGAGCAATTTCATCGTCACTGACCAGATGTTATGTCTAAAGATAGGTACCTTTTTATATATGAATATTTAATAAAGTtttcgccatgatgtttcttcaTACTATTCTCTACATGATTATTCTGCAAACGACTTTtcttcatgtataccatcttaaagatgacatacgctTTCGCCTCAACGGATCCCCGAACACCCACGTTTACGCTTATGCTCTCCAGAGACGACCCTATCTCTggcttcttcctacacgtgcacgagcgcctgccctctgcattatgggtggtcgacagcggctcctcGATGATGCTTGTATTCCTACACGTACACGAGCTCCAGCGCTCCGTGTTACGGTTTATGGGCTAGCCAGAGCTAGGGGCTCAACCAACAAACTAATGGCTCgaggcagtttatattaaatataaacacatctccaAAAGAAAACTTAATGTTTACAATATATTTAAGATATTCTTCATCAACTCGTCGACCAGCCACGTTCTCACTTGTGTTACCAGAAACAACCCTATTCTCGATctcactcctacacgtgcatgcgCGCTAGTGCTCCTCGGCGATGCATGTGCTCTTACGCATAAACGGGTGCTAAGCACTCTACGCTATGGAGTATGGGCTAGTCGGGGCTGGTGATGCGATACAGAACCAACTGATAGgaagttactcatatttaaaatatgaacacttcATACAAACATAATGTCTATCTATTTCGCTCTGCTGCCTTCATCGCCGAGTTCgtatatttatttttacatcatatactactcattctacatatttattatATGATCATCGTCCGCGTGGTCGCACCACCTAGCCTTCGGACTTCTCCGtcgatcaactggttggaccgctaGATTCATGGACTTCGTCACCTACCAGTTGGTCGATATGTTCAACGTTCACTTCTCggtgctcacttcaccgccgaccagttggttgggctactCGGTGCTTGATTCTTCACCAACCATCTAGTTGATTGTTCGTTGCTTCATCATCAACCACGCTGGGGGCTCAccggctaagctagggactccttggcGTTCGAATTCTTTGTGCAAGCGTCAccggctaagctggggactcccttggtggtcgaatcttgctacgtctcatcggtgtgctatcaacttgctctatgctgttcggatcagggtgctgatcttgggtagctcATCTGGGGTTTTGATACGCATATGATAGATGACATTGGCAAGCTTTCAGGCTTATCTTCTTTGATCCTGTTATAagatttatttcttcatcttccagcaggctcagagACTAAGTGGATACACTTCACCTGATGGTGAATGTAGTGcacttttcttgatttacccttcttattgactaaatcatggatgattcctcgcaaacagagtctaagtggctacacttcacctaaggtggagaattttcaaatttttatcttgagcctcttacatccttctggcaagccttacttggctaagtctgagATCTGCGTACTAGTTAAACCGGTCAGCTTTGACTTTCACCGCTTAGTTCACccgttaaactggtcggcttcgacttccaCCGCTCGGATCACCGATTAAATTGATCAGCTTCATgtcaaactgctcggacttgttcaagacagcgttgctcaaaggatatAAGGCGcatggggactagctgtgggggtatggcccctggtgcccataagacaagacatggggcGTGCCCcaaaggtggcctagcccacaagatcaaggcgtgcgccacaagactacatgaagatgtgatttattgtataataccaaataggatattttccttgtaactctatccctccagagtatataagaagaggcaggggtcccctagaggatatatcaaatctgatacacaatcaatacaaaataatagagcacatgatgtagggtgttacgtcaagctgacggcctgaacctatataaatcttgtgtcttgtgtcgctgttaccatctggttcctattgcgcacatctccaccaatcatctactatcgtgggtatatccctcggtagactgccgactagatttcATCGACAATGAGGGCCTTCTTCGCTTCAGGCCACAAGGTGGAGGTATCGGTGGCATCATGGGCCCCCTCCCGTTCGCGTCCACAGCGGTAATCGTACCCTCGGCTTATGCGTGGCTCgtagtggtggtggaggaggcacCACGGCCGCTCGCGCCTTGTCGTCATCCTCCAGTGGTGGCCGTGGCCCTCCCTTGCGTCCTATGACTGCCGACGTGCATGGCTCGCGTGGATCTGCATCTGGCGTGCCTACCGAATCCAGGAGCCATGGTGGACGTCAATGACCCGTGACGGCAGCTGTTGCGGAAGATAATTTCGATGTCAACAATCACAATGTAGCTGAAGACGATGAGATCTTTCCGAACGCAGTCCCGGTATATTTCCAAACCTAGAAAAATATGTTATGTTTTTTATTGTTTCCGTTTTAGTAATGTATGTACGTATTCTTGCTATGCGTGGATTAGTCTAGAGTCGGTAGGGGAAATTAGTCAGATCCAAATACTGGAAAACTGTATGAAATTTGGGTTGACCAAATTAATAAGGGTAACTGCGTGAAAGGAGTCATGAACAAGACAGGGATGAGGGAGGTCATAGGAAGGTATTATGCATCAACCAATTTGGTACATGATAGAACCTAGATCGCTAATAGGATTAGGCAACTGAAGGGATATTGGCAATTCATACAAAGATTGCGCAATGACACGGGCTTAGGCTGTAGAAGTGATGGCACTATTGATGCCACTGATGAATGGTAGGAAGACAACACTAAGGTAATTGTCAAACTCCTTGTTTGATGTTTTGCATCTAGTAAGCTGTACACTTGCTCACAATGATAAGTTCTGCAGGGCCACCCAGACTAGAAGAAATGCAAGTGGGGGTGGCCAGATTACATCGATGAATTGGACCAAATGTTCCATGGTGTAGCTGTCGATGGCTCCACCTCATTTGTTGCTGGAGAAAGTATGACTGTAGATGAGGAAGACGAGGAGCACCCACCTAAGGACCCTGATGTGCAAACCCCAGTTAGCATCACTAGCCACAAGAGAGCAAGCagcacaagcaccactggctcaAGTCCGTGCAAGCAGCCCAAGAGCCCAATAGTTTAGATGATGAACAATTTCATGAGCGAGAACGCCAGGATTCAAGCAGCAGATGGCCAAGTAGAAGGACATTGCCAGACATGAAAAGATTAGGTATGTGCAGCAGTTGGCTAGAGAGTGGTGTAAAGGAGACAAACCGACAGTTGTGGTATGATGTGCACAAGATTACTAAAGATGAGGACAATATAGAGTTCTTCATTGGCACATCTACACCTGCAGGAAGGCTAGCCTTCAATGAGCACTGTGCCAGGGTCAACAACTAGATCCtcttatcttaactatgtttgtcTTTTTCACAATTTATGTCATGTGAACTCTATCTATCATTGTAGTAAGGGTGTCGTTTGAACTATGTCTGTTGTATTTGCGCTATGTCATTTGAACTATGTATGTTGTATTTGCACTATGTCATTTGAACTGTGTTTGAGCCCAACTGTGTTCCATTGACTTCATGATCTCCTGGTAGAGTCATATGGCCTGAAATCTAGTACTAAGAGTACCTTGGTTGAGGCTTTAGGAATGTTCCTCTAGATGCTTGGAGCACCACAGTCAGTTATGCAAGCTGAGAATAGATTTGAGAGATCACTAGGCACAGTTCACAACAACTTTGAGAAAGTTTTGTAAAGTGTGGTTAAGCTAGCTGTAGACATCATTAAACCAGTCGACCTAGAATTCAGAATAATTCATCCTAaattgagaaaccctaggttaCATCCCTTTTTCAACAATTGTATAGGAGCAATAGATGGCACTCACATACCATATGTGGTGCCAAGTGATAAGCTTGTTCGACACATGTGCTGCAAGGGCATGACAACACAAAATGTGCTGGTTGTTTGTGACTTTGACATAAGGTTCATATTTGTTCTTGCTGGATGGCCTGGTTCTGTACATGACATGAGAGTGTTCGCTGATGCTATGACCAAGTATAGCCACGTCTTTCCACATCCACCCAAAGGTAAACACCTTGCTGCTGTTGCATTTGCAGCTTCTACTTGAACTAGGTGAAACTTACAAAACCGTTCCATTGTGTAGGAAAATTTTACCTGGTGGACTCCGGCTACCCAACCGTCCAGGTTACCTTGCGTCCTACAAGGGAACCAAGTACCATCTTTCGGAGTATCGAGACGGCCTGGAGCCACAAGGTAAAAAAGAGATCTTCAACTACGCACATTCATCTCTTAGAAATGTCATCGAGAGGTCGTTTGGAGTTTTGAAGATGAAGTGGAGGATTTTTGTTGCAAATGCCAAGTTATGCACCTCATAAGCAAAGCCAAATTATCATTGCATGCATGACACTCTATAACTTCATTAGAACGAGTGGAATAGTGGATAGGGACTTTGATCGTTGTGATCGTGATGAAAACTATGTTCCACCTGAAGCATCGGTCTCTCAGCCACGTACTCGTCAAACGCTGGCAAGGGATGAATCTGCAATGATGAATGCTTTTCGCGATTCGATTGCCCTTGATTTGTTAAATCGATCATGACAATTGGAATGGTGTACTTCAAATATAACGTGTGTGAGTGATTTGTATAGTTAAGGACAATTAAATTGTGTAACTGAACTATTCAATAATTATACAATAAAGTATAATATTTGATTGTTTGTAAACACTGCCGGGCATGCAGCAAGTGCTAGCAGCGAGCGGTTTCAACTTGCTGCATCAGCAGCAAGGGCGAGCAGCAGCAACAAGCCCAGCATGCAGCATGCATTGCTTTGCATGGTTGACAATTAATTAACCAAATCATGCAGTAAATGAGGATAAATTAGTCTTTATTTGATACAGTGCTAAAGTTTTGCCATGTATCTAAATACTAAGTTGTAAAGTTTAAATGTCAAAAGATTTACAGCAAAAGATTAGAACCAAGTTTTGCCATTCCAAATACATCTAAACCGCCTCATAATAAAAAAACAGTAGGAGTAGTACATGAACGCAACGACTTGAGATGCACTGTGAGGTCGGCGGTTGGTTGCTGCATGCGTGTATGTACTACCTTGAGTCCTTGACGCGATCACAGTACCGGATCCTTTGCTTAGAGGAGAAGACACCTCTCTCGAGCTTAGGAGTACGTGCATTTGGTTTAATTTGGATACGGACCTCATGCAAATGCAATGGTCACATAAGTAGCTCCTGTGCAGCTGACAGAAACAAGATGCACGTACGTCTGCGTAGTAGTAGTGCAGTAGTAACTCGCTTTTATTTTCCTTCTGTTCTGTCTGTCGCGCGACCATTACTCAGCCTGTTCGTCCTGTTCGTTTGATAGTAAATGATGGTAAATTTCTAATCaagacagtatttttctctcatattaaATTATAATAATTCATGATCAGTCGAACAGGCTGACTATACGTTGTATGGCCATGGAGTCAAGCGACGCGCGTGCCGCCGCTAGATCCAGCACGGCCACTGGTTGCACAGGCGCACACTGCACACAGGACAGCGGCCTGCCGGCCTGGCCTGGCAGCCTTGCTCATCTGTTGAGCCCCGCAGCGCCCAGCGCTGGACCCGCGAGCGGGTAATGGCGTGTGGACCGGAGCCGGACCGACCACCGGTGGCCGAAGTCTCGTTAGCTTTGCTAAGctatttttcttttacaataaATCAGTCGATAGTACTTTTAACCTGTTTTAATTAGGATAGGAGTGGTACGTGTATGTACATGCCCGCTGACGCTGCCTGCAAGGCAGGTAGGCGATGCCGATCGATTCTTCCCTGTCTCGGATCCATCCATCGCTGGTGGTCGCTGCCTCTGTTGCGCCTGTGACGACGGCGACTTGGCGCGCGCCGCCTCGTCGATGTGCCGGTATGTGGACGCACGCACGCACTAGCTCTATTGCTACAGCGCGTGCGGTGCCGCCTCATTTACCCCGGTTTGCCGTCTATAGTCGAATATACTCCTAGATCGAGCAGTTCCATCCGGCCCCTGTTTCTATTGCTTGCAGGCAGGGGCGGATTCAGCGGTGGGGCGTGGGGGGCTCAAGCCCTCCCTATCCAAATCGAAacagtgcaaattactgtagagctCTTATGAATTTTTAGACAAGATTCTATAGTGTAGGAGGGCTAAGACTTAAGATTgaacagcagtgttgttcagtcccctTAAAATATTTTCTGCATCCGCCGCTGCTTGCAGGCAACGACGCGCAGAGCGCGCGGAGATGGCTACCGTAGGCAGCAGCCAGTCAGAGTATCTATGGAACGTTCTCGATATATCGTACTGATGTCGCCGGTCGTTTCTCGTGATTCGTTCGATCTCCTGGTATAGCCTGCCACCTCTCAGCCCCGCGGGTCAGCCGGTGCTGCATCTTTTGAGGGCAGCCCGCGTGAGAAAGGCAGGAACCGGAAGGGCCTCGTCGATGGAAAGAGATGATCAAATGATCGCCCTCCAACAGAAAAGAGGCATGCGAGAGCCCATGCTTAAGGACTAGAGTGAGTCGAAGAAAGAAGCCTGATGAAGAGTTTTTTTTGTTGTTCAATGAATGAGATAATGAGCAGACACCCGCCTCTTTTTTTCGAGGGAAGGAGTGGATGACACTATcactctgttcgcttgttggtttcaaccagcccaaaccagccaaccaacagtgttttcctctcacataaaaccagcatcagccagcccaaaccagcccagaaaccaaccagcgaacaggccgtatgAGAGCTTGCCTGTAGTAGTGTCATCAGACACCAGCCTCCTATTCATGAGACAATACGTTCATTGTCGTTTGTTTCAtatgaatattgtatatattacaagtgtttcagaggaatgttgcaaatgtttattcaaaacatttcatctgtttcagacgtgtGTTGCGAGTGTTTTGATCtgaatgttacatatgtttcacacatatgttctgtttcagtcttatattgcaataagtgttttcatgttgtaagtgttttatctggatgatgcatatgtttcacgcatatgttttaagtgtatgttccaaaggTTTCATgtgcttcagacgtatgttgcgtCTAAGTGTTTCATATTTTAAAGGTAGAAAGTCATGGGGCACAGTCCAGACGCCAGGGGATCGAGCGCGACCAGCTGGGTCTGACAAATGGGGCGTGCTAGGGGCCGGCGGTCGAGGTGCGCGGCGCACCTGGGGTTGTGTGGACGGGGCGCGCTCGTTCTCATCCAGCCTCCTAGGTCCCGCCCgcgcggagagagaggagggggttcaAGGGGAAGGAGCGGCGGTCGCGGGGAGGAGGCGCGGGCGTCCGGACTCGCTAAGAGAGATAAGGGGGTTAGAGGAAAGGAGCGATGGGCACGGCGTTTTGCGCGGACGTGCATGATGATAAAGGCGCGGGAGTCTGAACGTGTCTTTGTGTCTAGACGTTCGGGTGCTAGTATCTTCCTTTGAGATGTAGCAAATGTGTCTGATGAACACATCCATTTTGTTTCTTGAAAAAAACAGACATCCATTTTAGACGTTGGATTTTAGACGTTCGATGGACCTGTTACACCACGGTCCACGGACCGCCCGTTTAGTTGCCGTCGATTTGGACTCCCACTAGCAATTTAGCCCGCCAAAAAGCCCATCACGGTGCCACCCGCATCGGGCCGTTCAGCCGGCCGAACAGCTCCCGTCATAACGGGCTCAACGGCCCAGCACCCCCATTCCCCCTCTCCAAGGAAACCGAACCATTCTGATCCTGCAACCCGCGGCGCCTCCGCCGCCGCATCGCATTGCCCCGACGCCGAAACCTAGCTCCTCAATTCTCCTCGCCCACCTCTCGCTAGCAGCTCCCCACTCCCCAGTCCCCCCGTGGCCGGACGCCGCGGCGAGATGGCCTCGACCTGCTTCCGCGCCGCCGCCCGCGTGGCCTCCGCCGCCAGCCGCTCGGCGGCGGCCTCCCGCTCTGCTCCCTCCGCggcccgcgccgccaccgccgctgcccacCGCGCCTCTTGCTTCTCCAGGTAACGGCGACCTGTTCCGCTCTTGCACTTGGTGCTGGCGCATTACTGGATCTGTAATGGATGCGCTTGTTGTGGTGTGCAGGGTGCCGGTGGAGCTCGGGTGCTGCGCGGGATTGTCTCTGCTGCCGCTGCAcagcgcggtggcggcggccaggCTGACGTCGCGGCTGAGCACGGCGTCGAGCTGCCGTGCTCTCTCTCAGGGTATCCTCTGTCGCACCTATCCCGGGCTTTAACATCGTAAGATTATGCTCTTGTCTGTGTTCGCTTTCCATTTGGTTGACAGTCGCGTCCGTGTATTTTTCCTTTCTGTTAGTTTCATAGTTTACGGCGTGCTTGTTTGATATGTGTGAAGAAAAATTTCAACTTCATGGTTGTATTGTAACAGCGAAATGTCATCCTAACCATTTTGGCTGATCATGTTCAACACAAAACCATTTCCATTTTTCTGAATGCTGTCCGCCGCTCTGTAATACGCAATACATGAATACCTTATGATCTCTGAATGGAAAAGTACATATAAACAATGAAACCTTGAACGCTGAATGCAAACACCTTTCATTGTACATATAAACAATCTTGCCTTGAACGCTGGATGCAAGCACTGCTCTGAACTCTGAACGCAAGTACATATAAACAATTTGATGGCTATATTTAAGTGGAAATGATCATGTCCTTTAGATGGTTTCTATATTCTGACGCTTCTGGTGCATATAGCCCTATGTAGTAAAAATGTCGAAATAATGCTGTGACTGATTTTCCCACAGTAATTTACTAGTAGTGTTTCACCATACATTCAAACTATATGGATCACTGACAGATTTCCCTATTATCTTTCCCTTCATAGGGATATTTTTCTTTGTTGGTAGGAATAAGGCTGTAGCAGACTCCTAGTAAACCCCTTTCAGATTTCAGTCTCTTTGGAGAGGTTGTTTAGTAGCTCAATACATCCCATATGGTCATATGCTGATGTTCCGTAGTAAAAGAAAAAAATCTCCTCGTTGCTTTGCAGTTCAAGATAAGATAATGTTTTCCATGCTGTGACGATTCCTGAGATTCGCTTATTCAAAATTCTTTGGTGGGTTGAGGTCAATTAAGTTAAGACATTTGGTTTCTGCAGGCACTGCTGCAGGCACATGACTTTGATAGTTC encodes:
- the LOC136474511 gene encoding protein NUCLEAR FUSION DEFECTIVE 6, mitochondrial-like isoform X3; translation: MASTCFRAAARVASAASRSAAASRSAPSAARAATAAAHRASCFSRVPVELGCCAGLSLLPLHSAVAAARLTSRLSTASSCRALSQGTAAGT
- the LOC136474511 gene encoding protein NUCLEAR FUSION DEFECTIVE 6, mitochondrial-like isoform X4; its protein translation is MASTCFRAAARVASAASRSAAASRSAPSAARAATAAAHRASCFSRVPVELGCCAGLSLLPLHSAVAAARLTSRLSTASSCRALSQDENDGT
- the LOC136474511 gene encoding protein NUCLEAR FUSION DEFECTIVE 6, mitochondrial-like isoform X2, with product MASTCFRAAARVASAASRSAAASRSAPSAARAATAAAHRASCFSRVPVELGCCAGLSLLPLHSAVAAARLTSRLSTASSCRALSQEMGLSVRR
- the LOC136474511 gene encoding protein NONRESPONDING TO OXYLIPINS 2, mitochondrial-like isoform X1, with protein sequence MASTCFRAAARVASAASRSAAASRSAPSAARAATAAAHRASCFSRVPVELGCCAGLSLLPLHSAVAAARLTSRLSTASSCRALSQGILCRTYPGL